In a single window of the Streptomyces sp. CGMCC 4.7035 genome:
- the era gene encoding GTPase Era, which produces MGAMSVRSKSSEPSEAPHRAGFACFVGRPNAGKSTLTNALVGQKVAITANQPQTTRHTVRGIVHRPDAQLILVDTPGLHKPRTLLGERLNDVVRTTWAEVDVIGFCLPANEKLGPGDRFIAKELASIKKTPKIAIVTKTDLVDSKRLAEQLIAIDQLGKELGFEWAQIVPVSAVGDKQVDLLADLIIPLLPEGPALYPEGDLTDEPEQVMIAELIREAALEGVRDELPHSIAVVVEEMLPREDRPADRPLLDIHAFVYIERPSQKGIIIGPKGKRLKEVGIKSRKQIEALLGTPVFLDLHVKVAKDWQRDPKQLRRLGF; this is translated from the coding sequence ATGGGCGCCATGAGCGTTCGTAGCAAGTCATCCGAGCCGTCCGAGGCCCCCCACCGCGCCGGCTTCGCCTGCTTCGTGGGCCGCCCCAACGCGGGCAAGTCCACCCTCACGAACGCTCTGGTCGGGCAGAAGGTGGCGATCACCGCGAACCAGCCGCAGACGACGCGGCACACGGTACGGGGGATCGTGCACCGGCCCGACGCCCAGCTCATCCTGGTGGACACCCCCGGGCTGCACAAGCCGCGCACCCTGCTCGGCGAGCGCCTCAACGACGTCGTCCGTACGACCTGGGCCGAGGTCGACGTGATCGGCTTCTGTCTGCCGGCGAACGAGAAGCTGGGGCCCGGCGACCGCTTCATCGCGAAGGAACTGGCGTCGATCAAGAAGACGCCGAAGATCGCGATTGTCACGAAGACCGACCTCGTGGACAGCAAGAGGCTCGCCGAGCAGCTCATCGCGATCGACCAGCTGGGCAAGGAGCTGGGGTTCGAGTGGGCGCAGATCGTGCCGGTGTCTGCGGTCGGCGACAAGCAGGTCGACCTGCTGGCCGACCTGATCATCCCGCTCCTGCCGGAGGGCCCGGCCCTGTACCCCGAGGGCGACCTGACGGACGAGCCCGAGCAGGTCATGATCGCCGAGCTGATCCGTGAGGCCGCGCTGGAGGGCGTGCGCGACGAGCTGCCGCACTCCATCGCCGTCGTCGTCGAGGAGATGCTTCCGCGCGAGGACCGGCCGGCCGACCGGCCCCTCCTCGACATCCACGCCTTCGTCTACATCGAACGTCCCAGCCAGAAGGGCATCATCATCGGCCCCAAGGGCAAGCGCCTGAAGGAGGTCGGCATCAAGTCCCGCAAGCAGATCGAGGCGCTGCTGGGTACGCCCGTGTTCCTCGATCTCCATGTGAAGGTGGCGAAGGACTGGCAGCGGGACCCGAAGCAGCTGCGGCGGCTGGGCTTCTGA
- a CDS encoding IclR family transcriptional regulator: MSDTGGVREVKSAARTVELLEVLAARGDRPARLQELADQLGVPRSSMYALLQTLISRGWVRTDVTGSLYGIGIHALLTGTSYLDSDPCVRVVRPYLDEASDALGETIHMGRLDGTDVAYLATRESHEYLRTISRVGRRLPAHAGALGKALLAERPDEALPEGPYEALTPNTRTTREALAADLAATRERGHAIDREESVAGIVGFGFALRYDTPAQDAISCSVPMARLTPGHEERIVAVMREVRARIEGIAPAGAGAPHWR; the protein is encoded by the coding sequence ATGTCAGACACAGGGGGCGTCCGCGAGGTGAAGTCCGCCGCGCGCACGGTCGAGCTGCTTGAGGTGCTCGCCGCGCGGGGCGACCGGCCGGCACGCCTACAGGAGCTCGCGGACCAGCTCGGGGTTCCGCGCAGCTCGATGTACGCCCTGCTCCAGACCCTGATCTCACGGGGCTGGGTGCGTACGGACGTCACGGGCTCGCTCTACGGCATCGGCATCCACGCCCTACTGACGGGCACGAGCTATCTGGACTCCGACCCGTGCGTCCGCGTCGTACGCCCGTACCTCGACGAGGCGTCGGACGCACTCGGCGAGACGATCCACATGGGGCGGCTCGACGGCACGGACGTGGCGTATCTGGCGACGCGCGAGTCGCACGAATACCTGCGCACCATCAGCCGGGTGGGCCGGCGCCTGCCCGCGCACGCGGGCGCGCTCGGCAAGGCGCTGCTGGCGGAACGGCCCGACGAGGCGCTGCCGGAGGGCCCGTACGAGGCGCTCACCCCGAACACGCGCACGACCCGCGAGGCCCTGGCGGCCGACCTGGCGGCCACGCGCGAGCGCGGCCATGCCATCGACCGCGAGGAGAGCGTCGCCGGCATCGTCGGCTTCGGCTTCGCCCTCCGTTACGACACCCCGGCCCAGGACGCGATCAGCTGCTCGGTGCCGATGGCCCGGCTGACGCCGGGTCATGAGGAGCGGATCGTGGCGGTGATGCGGGAGGTCCGGGCCAGGATCGAGGGGATCGCACCGGCCGGCGCGGGCGCGCCGCACTGGCGCTGA
- a CDS encoding cytidine deaminase — MTESNALDPEDRKIVTLARSARARNGVPEGAAVRDETGRTYVAGTVALESLKLSALQTAVAMAVASGARSLEAAAVVTEAESAAAEDRAAVRDLGGPETPVLVASPDGVVRVTVSAG; from the coding sequence ATGACCGAAAGCAACGCGCTCGACCCCGAGGACCGCAAGATCGTCACCCTGGCCCGTTCCGCGCGGGCCCGCAACGGCGTGCCCGAGGGAGCCGCCGTACGGGACGAGACCGGCCGTACGTATGTCGCCGGGACCGTTGCCCTTGAGTCGTTGAAGCTGAGCGCGTTGCAGACGGCGGTGGCGATGGCGGTGGCTTCGGGGGCGAGGTCGCTGGAGGCGGCGGCGGTCGTGACCGAGGCGGAGTCCGCCGCCGCGGAGGACCGGGCGGCGGTGCGGGATCTCGGGGGGCCCGAGACGCCGGTGCTGGTGGCTTCGCCCGACGGGGTTGTGCGGGTGACGGTCTCCGCGGGCTGA
- a CDS encoding glucarate dehydratase family protein, producing MTAETSRDLTIAEVRLTPILIADPPLLNTQGVHQPYTPRLIVEVVTADGTTGVGETYGDTKYLELARPFAAKLIDRRLTDLNGLFTVADEVAVDRSRVHDQVDVGGLRGVQTADKLRLSVVSAFEVACLDALGKALGLPVHALLGGKVRDAVEYSAYLFYKWADHPEGVVGEKDDWGAALDPAGVVAQALTFKERYGFTSFKLKGGVFPPDEEIAAIRALAEAFPGHPLRLDPNGAWSVETSLRVARELGDVLEYLEDPALGTPAMAEVAAKTDVPLATNMCVTTFAEIQEAFTRGAVQVVLSDHHYWGGLRNTRELAAVCRTFGVGVSMHSNTHLGISLAAMTHVASTVPNLHHACDTHYPWQSEDVLTERIAFEGGRIAVPDAPGLGVTLDRDKLAALHRRWLDDDGTLRDRDDDAAMRVADPGWVAPVMPRW from the coding sequence GTGACCGCCGAGACCTCTCGTGACCTGACCATCGCCGAGGTACGCCTGACCCCGATCCTGATCGCCGATCCGCCGCTGCTCAACACGCAGGGCGTCCACCAGCCGTACACGCCCCGGCTGATCGTGGAGGTGGTGACGGCCGACGGGACCACGGGGGTGGGCGAGACGTACGGCGACACCAAGTACCTGGAGCTGGCCCGCCCCTTCGCCGCCAAGCTGATCGACCGTCGGCTCACCGATCTGAACGGACTGTTCACCGTCGCCGACGAGGTCGCCGTCGACCGTTCCCGGGTCCACGACCAGGTCGACGTGGGCGGACTGCGCGGCGTCCAGACCGCCGACAAGCTGCGCCTGTCCGTGGTCTCCGCCTTCGAGGTCGCCTGCCTCGACGCCCTCGGCAAGGCGCTCGGTCTGCCCGTGCACGCGCTGCTCGGCGGCAAGGTGCGGGACGCGGTCGAGTACAGCGCGTACCTCTTCTACAAGTGGGCCGACCACCCCGAGGGCGTGGTGGGCGAGAAGGACGACTGGGGCGCCGCCCTCGACCCGGCCGGCGTCGTCGCGCAGGCACTGACGTTCAAGGAGCGGTACGGCTTCACCTCCTTCAAGCTCAAGGGCGGGGTCTTCCCACCGGACGAGGAGATCGCCGCGATCCGCGCCCTCGCCGAGGCCTTTCCCGGGCATCCGCTGCGTCTTGACCCGAACGGCGCCTGGTCCGTGGAGACCTCGCTGAGGGTGGCCCGGGAGCTGGGCGACGTCCTCGAATACCTGGAGGACCCCGCGCTCGGCACGCCCGCCATGGCGGAGGTCGCCGCGAAGACCGACGTGCCGCTCGCCACCAACATGTGCGTGACCACGTTCGCGGAGATCCAGGAGGCGTTCACGCGCGGCGCCGTCCAGGTGGTGCTCTCCGACCACCACTACTGGGGCGGGCTGCGCAACACGCGTGAACTCGCGGCCGTCTGCCGCACGTTCGGGGTCGGGGTGTCCATGCACTCCAACACGCACCTCGGTATCTCCCTCGCCGCGATGACCCACGTCGCCTCGACCGTGCCGAACCTCCACCACGCCTGCGACACCCACTACCCCTGGCAGTCCGAGGACGTTCTCACCGAGCGCATCGCCTTCGAGGGCGGCAGGATCGCGGTCCCGGACGCACCGGGGCTCGGCGTCACCCTGGACCGCGACAAGCTGGCCGCCCTCCACCGGCGATGGCTCGATGACGACGGCACGTTGCGCGACCGCGACGACGACGCGGCGATGCGCGTCGCGGACCCCGGGTGGGTCGCACCGGTGATGCCCCGCTGGTAG
- a CDS encoding 5-dehydro-4-deoxyglucarate dehydratase produces the protein MGGGTKRDTETETDTEGVARRLRDGMAQGVLSFPLTSFREDGSLDLDGFRAHITAQLATAPGAVFPACGTGEFFSLDEAEYGQVVAAAVEAAGGRVPVVAGIGYGWAQAVRFARIAEEAGADALLVLPHYLVAAPQDGLVAQLEHIAARTRLPLIAYQRGQVAFGAEAFRRITAIPGVIGLKDGHSDLDRLQRLTLAAPEGFLFFNGAATAEIQARAYAAVGVPAYSSAVHAFAPEIANAFFTALRDGDDGTVEKLLRDFYVPLVAIRDRVPGYAVSLVKAAARLRGRPVGPVRAPLTDPSPADLADLRTLLTAGLDLVGAAL, from the coding sequence ATGGGTGGCGGCACGAAGAGGGACACGGAGACGGAGACCGACACGGAGGGCGTGGCGCGCAGGCTGAGGGACGGCATGGCGCAGGGGGTGCTCTCCTTCCCGCTCACCAGCTTCCGCGAGGACGGTTCCCTCGACCTCGACGGCTTCCGCGCCCACATCACGGCACAGCTCGCCACCGCGCCCGGCGCCGTCTTCCCCGCCTGCGGCACCGGCGAGTTCTTCTCCCTGGACGAGGCGGAGTACGGGCAGGTCGTCGCCGCCGCGGTGGAGGCCGCCGGAGGCAGGGTGCCCGTCGTCGCCGGTATCGGATACGGCTGGGCGCAGGCCGTACGGTTCGCGCGGATCGCCGAGGAGGCCGGTGCCGACGCGCTGCTGGTCCTGCCGCACTACCTCGTAGCCGCCCCGCAGGACGGGCTCGTCGCCCAGCTGGAGCACATCGCCGCCCGCACCAGGCTCCCGCTCATCGCCTACCAGCGCGGCCAGGTCGCCTTCGGTGCCGAGGCGTTCCGGCGCATCACCGCGATCCCCGGCGTCATCGGCCTCAAGGACGGCCACAGTGACCTCGACCGGCTGCAACGGCTGACCCTTGCCGCACCGGAGGGCTTCCTGTTCTTCAACGGCGCCGCCACCGCCGAGATCCAGGCCCGCGCATACGCCGCCGTCGGCGTCCCCGCCTACTCCTCCGCCGTCCACGCCTTCGCACCCGAGATCGCGAACGCCTTCTTCACCGCGCTGCGCGACGGCGACGACGGCACGGTGGAGAAGCTGCTGCGCGACTTCTACGTGCCGCTCGTCGCGATCCGCGACCGGGTGCCCGGATACGCCGTGTCGCTGGTCAAGGCGGCGGCCCGGCTGCGCGGCCGCCCGGTGGGACCCGTACGCGCCCCGCTCACCGACCCCTCGCCCGCCGACCTGGCCGACCTGAGGACCCTTCTGACCGCCGGACTCGACCTCGTAGGAGCCGCCCTGTGA
- a CDS encoding MFS transporter — MSSRTAPPWPLVALFTAGYLAAYLLPTTVGRLDSGLPLTATEAGSIGSALLLSSAGAGFLLAAHVHRVGPRRLARAGLLLVAAGYGTAAIGHSVPMVVAGAVAGGFGSGTATTVAATGIAAESDPHRASTLGLFGVSALAGAVYLTVPHLGPGHGLPFAAIALTALLVWPATGRLPARTPAAAAPRETGRLPHPRSGLVLAAGMLCWSLAQNSLWGVSGRIGLTQAHLTEVTVGAVFAVALGAGLLGVTGAGALGPRLGRALPIGAGTALIAGCIALSASATNLPSFATGEIAWNTLYPIVLSYLIGLAASLDPRGRWAVLVGSASSLGTAAGPLTGSVLSAQAGFPAMGVILAAGLLAITLPLTAVALHTGGRALLPGAVRRRGSTPVGEIPEVYENSAGYEDSDVYENSYASTSAR, encoded by the coding sequence GTGTCCTCCCGCACCGCCCCGCCCTGGCCCCTCGTCGCCCTTTTCACGGCTGGATACCTGGCCGCGTACCTCCTGCCCACCACGGTCGGGAGGCTCGACTCCGGTCTTCCGCTGACCGCCACCGAGGCAGGCTCCATCGGCAGTGCCCTGCTGCTGAGTTCGGCCGGAGCGGGGTTCCTGCTCGCCGCCCACGTCCACCGCGTCGGCCCCCGTCGGCTCGCCCGCGCGGGCCTGCTGCTCGTGGCCGCCGGGTACGGCACGGCCGCGATCGGCCACAGCGTCCCCATGGTGGTCGCGGGGGCGGTCGCCGGCGGGTTCGGCTCCGGTACGGCCACCACGGTCGCCGCGACGGGCATCGCCGCCGAGTCCGACCCGCACCGCGCCTCCACGCTGGGCCTGTTCGGCGTCTCCGCGCTCGCCGGGGCGGTCTATCTGACGGTCCCCCACCTCGGCCCGGGACACGGTCTCCCGTTCGCCGCGATCGCGCTCACCGCGCTGCTGGTGTGGCCCGCGACCGGCCGCCTCCCCGCCCGCACCCCGGCGGCCGCCGCTCCCCGGGAGACGGGCCGTCTGCCCCATCCACGCTCCGGGCTCGTCCTCGCCGCCGGAATGCTGTGCTGGTCCCTGGCCCAGAACTCCCTGTGGGGTGTCAGCGGGCGCATCGGTCTCACCCAGGCCCACCTCACGGAGGTCACCGTCGGCGCGGTCTTCGCGGTCGCCCTCGGTGCCGGGCTGCTCGGCGTGACCGGTGCGGGCGCGCTCGGCCCGCGCCTCGGCCGCGCGCTGCCCATCGGCGCGGGCACCGCACTCATCGCGGGCTGTATCGCGCTCAGCGCCTCCGCCACGAACCTCCCGTCCTTCGCGACGGGCGAGATCGCCTGGAACACGCTCTACCCGATCGTGCTGTCGTATCTGATCGGCCTCGCCGCCTCCCTCGACCCCCGCGGCCGCTGGGCGGTCCTCGTGGGCTCGGCGTCCTCGCTCGGCACGGCTGCGGGCCCCCTCACCGGCAGCGTGCTGTCCGCACAGGCGGGCTTCCCGGCGATGGGCGTGATCCTCGCCGCCGGTCTGCTCGCGATCACGCTCCCACTGACGGCGGTCGCCCTGCACACCGGCGGCCGCGCGCTCCTGCCGGGCGCGGTACGCCGCCGGGGCAGCACTCCGGTCGGGGAGATCCCGGAGGTCTACGAGAACTCCGCCGGCTACGAGGACTCGGACGTCTACGAGAACTCGTACGCGTCCACCTCGGCGAGGTAG
- a CDS encoding WxL protein peptidoglycan domain-containing protein, with amino-acid sequence MRKLYVLLCLLLASPALPSYAADNGSWSVYPASSQIAARPYFYLSADPGTTIEDKVVVANKTGRPLTFRLYAADAYNTERDGGFAVRTVKERQRGVGAWAKPAKSRVTVPARGSVTVPFTLRVPEGAEPGDHPGALVALDERIDKGDGSVALGVQRAVGARVYLRVGGPALSAIAVENLRVTHHQPLVPGLGNSTATISYTLHNTGNVTLNPKVQLRAKGLFGRTLLARDLSKIPSELLPGQRVRLTEPWRGAPQLDWADVTLTASAKDTRESASASFFALPWLVPAVVFAVGVAAGALLVRARRGRARRSVPAPPSPPAAPTPSRPRSSPSARP; translated from the coding sequence ATGCGCAAGCTGTACGTCCTCCTCTGTCTCCTCCTCGCCTCGCCTGCGCTGCCCTCGTACGCCGCCGACAACGGCAGCTGGTCGGTCTACCCGGCCTCCTCGCAGATCGCCGCGCGGCCGTACTTCTACCTCTCCGCAGACCCCGGTACGACCATCGAGGACAAGGTCGTCGTCGCCAACAAGACCGGCAGGCCGCTCACCTTCCGGCTGTACGCGGCCGACGCCTACAACACCGAACGCGACGGCGGGTTCGCCGTGCGGACGGTCAAGGAGAGGCAGCGGGGAGTGGGGGCCTGGGCGAAACCCGCCAAGTCCCGGGTGACCGTCCCCGCGCGCGGCTCGGTAACCGTGCCGTTCACGCTGCGGGTGCCCGAGGGCGCCGAGCCCGGCGATCACCCGGGCGCGCTGGTGGCGCTGGACGAGCGGATCGACAAGGGGGACGGCTCCGTCGCGCTCGGTGTGCAGCGGGCCGTCGGCGCCCGTGTCTACCTCCGCGTCGGCGGACCCGCGCTTTCCGCCATCGCCGTCGAGAACCTCCGCGTCACCCACCACCAGCCCCTCGTCCCCGGCCTCGGGAACAGCACGGCGACCATCTCCTACACCCTGCACAACACCGGCAATGTCACCCTGAACCCGAAGGTGCAGCTGCGGGCGAAGGGCCTGTTCGGCCGTACGCTCCTGGCGCGCGACCTCTCGAAGATCCCTTCTGAGCTGCTGCCGGGACAGCGCGTGCGGCTCACCGAACCGTGGCGGGGCGCGCCTCAGCTCGACTGGGCGGACGTCACGTTGACCGCGAGCGCGAAGGACACCCGCGAGTCGGCGAGCGCGTCCTTCTTCGCGCTGCCGTGGCTGGTGCCGGCCGTGGTGTTCGCCGTGGGGGTCGCGGCGGGAGCGCTGCTGGTCAGAGCGCGTCGGGGCCGCGCTCGCCGGTCCGTACCCGCACCACCGTCTCCACCGGCAGCGCCCACACCTTCCCGTCCCCGATCTTCCCCGTCTGCGCGGCCTTGA
- a CDS encoding P-II family nitrogen regulator, producing MKLITAIVKPYRLDAVKTALQEIGVHGLTVTEASGYGRQRGHTEVYRGAEYQVDLVPKVRIEVVVEDADSDAVIDAIVKAAQTGKIGDGKVWALPVETVVRVRTGERGPDAL from the coding sequence ATGAAGCTCATCACCGCGATCGTCAAGCCCTACCGCCTCGACGCGGTCAAGACGGCCCTCCAGGAAATCGGCGTGCACGGCCTGACCGTGACCGAGGCGAGCGGCTACGGCCGCCAGCGCGGCCACACCGAGGTGTACCGGGGCGCCGAGTACCAGGTCGACCTGGTGCCCAAGGTGCGCATCGAGGTGGTCGTCGAGGACGCGGACTCCGACGCCGTCATCGACGCGATCGTCAAGGCCGCGCAGACGGGGAAGATCGGGGACGGGAAGGTGTGGGCGCTGCCGGTGGAGACGGTGGTGCGGGTACGGACCGGCGAGCGCGGCCCCGACGCGCTCTGA
- a CDS encoding ammonium transporter yields MTLAAAHADTGDTAWLLAATALVLLMTPGLALFYGGMVRTKSVLNMLMMSFVSIALVTVVWLACGYSLAFGDDIGGGLIGGLKHAGMAGLGPDSLQGTVPTLLFATFQLTFAIITAALISGAIADRAKFGAWLVFVPVWALLVYVPVTHWVWGPGGWILDKLGALDFAGGLPVEITSGASGLALCLVLGPRLGFKKDAMRPHNLPMVMLGAGLLWFGWFGFNAGSALGANGLAAAAFLNTLAAGSTGLLGWLFVEQKRDGHPTTLGAASGAVAGLVAITPSCGSVSLLGALVVGLAAGVVCSYAVSWKFKLNYDDSLDVVGVHLVGGIIGTLLIGVFAVKEMTGGTEGLLYGGGVAQLGKQLVAVAAVAAYAFAVTYGLGKLIDRVMGFRASEEQEHTGLDLTVHAETAYDHGVLGHGAPVAHSVPSATQKVTSQA; encoded by the coding sequence GTGACCCTCGCCGCAGCGCACGCCGACACCGGCGACACCGCCTGGCTGCTTGCCGCCACCGCTCTCGTCCTGCTGATGACGCCGGGCCTGGCTCTCTTCTACGGCGGCATGGTCCGCACGAAGAGCGTCCTCAACATGCTGATGATGAGCTTCGTGTCGATCGCCCTGGTCACGGTGGTGTGGCTGGCTTGCGGTTACTCCCTCGCCTTCGGTGACGACATCGGGGGCGGGCTGATCGGCGGCCTGAAGCACGCCGGTATGGCGGGCCTCGGCCCGGACAGCCTCCAGGGCACCGTCCCCACCCTCCTCTTCGCCACCTTCCAGCTCACCTTCGCGATCATCACGGCGGCGCTCATCAGCGGCGCGATCGCCGACCGCGCGAAGTTCGGCGCATGGCTGGTCTTCGTGCCCGTCTGGGCGCTGCTCGTATACGTTCCGGTCACCCACTGGGTGTGGGGCCCGGGCGGCTGGATCCTCGACAAGCTGGGCGCCCTCGACTTCGCGGGCGGTCTCCCCGTCGAGATCACCTCCGGCGCCTCCGGCCTCGCCCTGTGCCTGGTCCTCGGACCGCGCCTCGGCTTCAAGAAGGACGCCATGCGTCCGCACAACCTGCCGATGGTGATGCTCGGCGCCGGTCTCCTCTGGTTCGGCTGGTTCGGCTTCAACGCGGGCTCGGCCCTCGGCGCCAACGGCCTCGCCGCGGCCGCCTTCCTCAACACCCTCGCCGCAGGCTCCACCGGCCTGCTCGGCTGGCTCTTCGTCGAGCAGAAGCGTGACGGGCACCCGACCACCCTGGGCGCGGCGTCCGGCGCGGTCGCGGGCCTGGTCGCCATCACCCCGTCCTGCGGCTCGGTGTCCCTGCTCGGCGCCCTGGTCGTCGGCCTGGCCGCCGGCGTCGTCTGCTCGTACGCCGTGAGCTGGAAGTTCAAGCTGAACTACGACGACTCGCTCGACGTCGTCGGCGTCCACCTGGTCGGCGGCATCATCGGCACGCTGCTCATCGGCGTCTTCGCCGTCAAGGAGATGACGGGCGGGACCGAGGGCCTCCTCTACGGCGGTGGAGTCGCCCAGCTCGGCAAGCAGCTGGTGGCCGTGGCGGCCGTGGCGGCGTACGCCTTCGCCGTCACGTACGGCCTCGGCAAGCTGATCGACAGGGTGATGGGCTTCCGCGCGAGCGAGGAGCAGGAGCACACCGGCCTGGACCTTACGGTGCACGCCGAGACCGCTTACGATCACGGAGTCCTGGGCCACGGCGCCCCGGTCGCCCACTCCGTCCCCTCCGCCACGCAGAAGGTCACGTCCCAGGCATGA
- a CDS encoding carbohydrate kinase family protein: MTASIGEGPHHQAHVDPLAALRVPGDPPWDVYLTGTVFLDIIFTGLDSAPVRGTESWARGMGSSPGGVANMATALARLGLKTSLAAAFGDDHYGEYCWDALEQGEGIDLSPSRTVPGWHSPVTVSMAYEGERTMVSHGHEPPPEEPAPDCPPRARAAVASLIPGKRAPWIAEAAGRGTRIFADVGWDDTGAWDLAGLADLEHCEAFLPNAEEAMRYTRTDCPRTAAHRLAESVPLAVVTLGAEGAYAVDGRTGDTASVPAIAVEALDPTGAGDVFVAGFVTGTLAEWPLADRLAFAGLTAALSVQEFGGSLSAPGWSEIAGWWRTVQSYEDQDPAALRRYAFLAGLLPEDEVPPWPRRRAVPTIGFRRTA; encoded by the coding sequence GTGACCGCGTCCATCGGAGAGGGGCCGCACCACCAGGCCCATGTCGACCCTCTGGCCGCCCTGCGTGTGCCCGGGGACCCGCCGTGGGACGTCTACCTCACGGGGACGGTCTTCCTCGACATCATCTTCACCGGGCTCGACTCCGCCCCGGTGCGCGGGACCGAGTCCTGGGCGCGCGGGATGGGGTCGAGCCCCGGCGGCGTCGCCAACATGGCCACCGCGCTGGCCCGCCTCGGCCTGAAGACCTCGCTGGCGGCGGCCTTCGGTGACGACCACTACGGCGAGTACTGCTGGGACGCCCTGGAACAGGGCGAGGGCATCGACCTCTCGCCCTCGCGCACGGTTCCCGGCTGGCACTCGCCCGTCACCGTGTCCATGGCGTACGAGGGGGAGCGGACCATGGTCTCCCACGGCCACGAGCCGCCGCCGGAGGAGCCCGCCCCCGACTGCCCGCCCCGGGCGCGGGCGGCCGTGGCCTCGTTGATCCCCGGAAAGCGTGCCCCCTGGATCGCCGAGGCCGCGGGGCGCGGCACCCGCATCTTCGCCGATGTCGGCTGGGACGACACCGGCGCGTGGGATCTGGCGGGGCTCGCCGATCTCGAACACTGCGAGGCGTTCCTGCCGAACGCCGAGGAGGCCATGCGGTACACGCGCACCGACTGCCCGCGCACCGCCGCGCACCGGCTCGCCGAGTCTGTGCCGCTGGCCGTCGTCACCCTCGGTGCGGAGGGGGCGTACGCCGTGGACGGGCGTACCGGGGATACCGCGAGCGTGCCCGCGATCGCCGTCGAGGCCCTGGATCCCACGGGAGCGGGCGATGTCTTCGTGGCGGGTTTCGTGACCGGCACGCTGGCCGAGTGGCCGCTGGCGGACCGGCTCGCCTTCGCGGGTCTGACGGCCGCGCTGTCCGTACAGGAGTTCGGCGGATCGCTGTCGGCGCCGGGGTGGTCCGAGATCGCGGGATGGTGGCGGACGGTCCAGTCGTACGAGGACCAGGATCCGGCTGCGCTGCGGCGGTACGCGTTCCTGGCGGGGCTGCTGCCGGAGGATGAGGTTCCCCCGTGGCCGCGCCGGCGGGCGGTCCCGACGATCGGCTTCCGCCGCACGGCCTAA
- a CDS encoding beta-xylosidase, which yields MASGTRRRRWASVLAVTALAVAGGGALAGPAGAAAQQVDFATHCIPPAIAGIPPIDGTTSAKITVDNASPKVGDTVTVTYTVVTPAASNPTDLALPADIMTPTGKVTLGGAQTGDVTVTGPKKNDPVPGKGAFPSFSMTGTFAVTSPGAITLSPGDYNIHTSYILELDTPCTVTNPPAPVSETVTATDATPVNNRAITLGSASGKPGDSVTVNGSNFTPGATVTLAGRSGAAQTTDTATVTANAQGAISGSLVVNDKTTTGVVAYEGATWSDTKGAGPAAYVVIDDTPAPPNSQKVTTTVKAGTLSMAQAGDSVQLKEVDFGQGGASKGALRTVTVKDFRGGPAGWSLTGKVTDFTGPGAKIAADRLSWTPACVTKAGSPSTCQAGSAGTVGSSGATLASTPNAALTGGEFTVDAQLSLDVPAFTPPGSYSGVLTLTLS from the coding sequence ATGGCTTCCGGAACTCGAAGACGCCGCTGGGCCTCGGTGCTCGCGGTGACCGCCCTCGCGGTCGCCGGCGGGGGTGCGCTGGCCGGTCCGGCCGGCGCCGCCGCGCAGCAGGTGGACTTCGCCACCCACTGCATCCCGCCCGCGATCGCGGGCATCCCACCGATCGACGGCACCACCAGCGCGAAGATCACCGTGGACAACGCCAGTCCCAAGGTCGGCGACACGGTCACCGTGACCTACACGGTGGTCACACCCGCCGCGAGCAACCCCACCGACCTCGCCCTGCCGGCCGACATCATGACGCCCACCGGCAAGGTCACCCTGGGCGGCGCCCAGACCGGGGACGTCACCGTCACCGGGCCCAAGAAGAACGACCCCGTTCCGGGCAAGGGCGCCTTCCCGTCGTTCAGCATGACCGGCACCTTCGCGGTCACCTCGCCCGGTGCCATCACGCTCTCGCCGGGCGACTACAACATCCACACCAGCTACATCCTCGAACTGGACACCCCCTGCACCGTCACCAATCCGCCCGCGCCCGTCTCCGAGACGGTCACCGCGACGGACGCCACGCCGGTCAACAACCGGGCCATCACGCTCGGTTCGGCCTCCGGGAAGCCCGGTGACAGCGTCACCGTCAACGGCAGCAACTTCACCCCGGGCGCGACCGTGACCCTCGCGGGCCGGTCCGGCGCCGCCCAGACCACGGACACGGCGACCGTGACCGCGAACGCGCAGGGCGCCATCAGCGGCTCGCTCGTCGTCAACGACAAGACGACGACCGGTGTCGTGGCCTACGAGGGCGCCACCTGGAGCGACACGAAGGGAGCAGGTCCGGCCGCGTACGTCGTCATCGACGACACGCCCGCCCCGCCGAACAGCCAGAAGGTCACCACCACGGTGAAGGCGGGCACGCTGTCCATGGCGCAGGCGGGTGACTCCGTCCAGCTGAAGGAGGTCGACTTCGGCCAGGGCGGGGCCTCGAAGGGGGCCCTTCGGACGGTGACCGTCAAGGACTTCCGCGGCGGACCCGCGGGCTGGTCCCTGACGGGCAAGGTCACCGACTTCACCGGCCCCGGCGCCAAGATCGCCGCGGACCGGCTGAGCTGGACTCCGGCCTGCGTCACCAAGGCGGGAAGCCCGAGCACCTGCCAGGCCGGTTCGGCGGGCACCGTGGGCAGTTCGGGAGCGACGCTCGCGTCCACCCCCAACGCGGCCCTCACGGGCGGTGAGTTCACCGTGGACGCCCAGCTGTCGCTGGACGTACCGGCGTTCACGCCGCCGGGCTCGTACTCCGGCGTCCTGACGCTCACTCTCTCCTGA